The Synergistaceae bacterium genome has a segment encoding these proteins:
- a CDS encoding major capsid protein, with the protein MSVNYYDPKTLRGVIRKVQPVKTFFKSRFFAESVTFPTETVSFEFYENKRRLAPFTNSRLGSQALHRDGYEVRTYHTPLLSPERVITNDTLAMKLLGESPYNSGVSPDERAAKIAANDLSELLDSIARRQEYMCARVKQDGQLTISGKGFNESVDYGFTNIETCAQADKWTSSYDIISKLKQKAMLLRKAGVNPNMLILGTNAAEALLDNTKITKLLDLRRVDLGEIKPQELEDGVEYLGRLTMPGLFCDIYSYNEFYYDEDSGNSFPYLDTDCAILQNSSEQNTMLHGAITYIDSKTREYVTEMSEYVPQTWTEINPSVKHISVSSRPLPIPHDINGWIVLKEVC; encoded by the coding sequence ATGAGCGTTAATTATTATGACCCTAAGACATTACGCGGCGTTATTCGTAAAGTTCAGCCCGTCAAGACATTTTTTAAATCGCGTTTTTTTGCCGAGAGTGTAACATTTCCTACTGAAACAGTGAGTTTTGAGTTTTACGAGAATAAACGCAGGCTCGCACCGTTCACAAATTCAAGACTGGGAAGCCAGGCGCTGCATCGCGACGGTTATGAGGTAAGGACTTATCACACGCCTTTGTTATCGCCTGAAAGAGTTATCACGAATGACACATTAGCAATGAAATTATTAGGTGAATCGCCTTACAACTCCGGAGTCAGTCCCGACGAAAGAGCAGCAAAAATCGCGGCTAATGATTTAAGCGAGTTGCTTGACTCAATTGCACGGCGTCAAGAATATATGTGCGCACGGGTTAAGCAAGACGGGCAGCTTACTATATCGGGCAAAGGCTTTAACGAGTCTGTAGATTACGGGTTCACGAATATAGAGACTTGCGCGCAGGCTGATAAATGGACTTCAAGCTATGATATTATTAGCAAACTCAAGCAAAAAGCCATGTTATTACGCAAGGCCGGAGTCAATCCCAACATGCTTATACTCGGCACAAACGCAGCAGAGGCATTACTTGATAATACTAAAATCACAAAATTATTGGACTTGCGCAGGGTAGATTTAGGCGAGATTAAGCCTCAGGAACTCGAAGACGGAGTCGAATATTTAGGACGCCTCACAATGCCGGGCTTATTCTGTGATATTTATTCTTATAATGAATTCTATTACGATGAAGACAGCGGCAACTCGTTCCCGTATTTAGACACTGATTGTGCGATTTTACAGAATTCAAGCGAGCAAAATACTATGTTGCACGGCGCAATTACTTACATTGACAGCAAGACGCGCGAATATGTAACAGAAATGAGTGAGTACGTACCTCAAACCTGGACGGAAATAAACCCGTCCGTAAAGCATATATCAGTCTCAAGCCGTCCCCTTCCCATACCTCACGATATTAACGGCTGGATAGTGTTAAAAGAAGTATGCTAG
- a CDS encoding phage portal protein: MLIFRNSGYSHHGASRSKSSLISWNSTSYSAHEDISENLSLLRERSRDLYSGGGPLGRGAIDRVVLNSIGSGLRLNVRIDSGKLNMTPEESSKWASDIEAVFDAWASRKRASIDGTLNFYELQVLAFKSVLLDGDCFVVFGQNDYTGRRNNLFTRLQVGLIEGERVADPSIKPSGVIIDEGVELDEMGCPTAYYIANRNPESTLINQPVLEFKRVPVYDELTGERNILHLFNPERIGQRRGVPFLAPVIETLKQLSRYTDAELMAAVVSGMYSVFFEHPERESGQVGEESYASEEGLGGLEGLENITQQEMYGTVIDLPEGVKVSTASPGRPNQNFNAFIASLVQQIGGALGIPSELLFLHFTASYSASRGALLEAWKLFRYWREWFASNFCQPVYERFLYSYLLASQDERFIKSDYKNEDYFYWAAWTGPSQGQLDPVKEVNAAVQRVNNGFSTYQKETGELTGEDFEMNIAQLRREKELLRGIQDRK, encoded by the coding sequence ATGCTTATATTCAGAAATTCGGGATATTCCCATCACGGTGCAAGCCGGAGTAAAAGCTCGCTTATTTCATGGAACTCTACCAGTTATTCAGCACATGAAGATATTAGTGAAAATCTTTCTTTATTACGGGAACGCTCAAGAGATTTATACTCGGGGGGCGGGCCGCTCGGCCGGGGGGCGATTGATAGAGTCGTGTTAAATTCTATAGGTTCAGGCCTGCGTTTGAATGTCAGGATTGACAGCGGTAAATTAAATATGACTCCGGAAGAGTCCAGTAAATGGGCGTCGGATATTGAAGCAGTTTTTGACGCATGGGCAAGCCGTAAACGGGCAAGCATTGACGGCACGTTAAATTTTTACGAGCTGCAAGTTTTAGCATTCAAGAGTGTTTTATTAGACGGGGACTGTTTTGTTGTATTCGGTCAAAATGATTATACGGGCAGGCGTAATAATTTATTTACCCGCTTGCAAGTCGGTTTAATCGAGGGCGAACGTGTAGCAGATCCCAGCATAAAACCTTCAGGCGTTATTATTGACGAGGGAGTCGAGCTTGACGAAATGGGCTGCCCAACCGCTTATTACATAGCAAACCGCAACCCTGAAAGCACGCTGATAAATCAGCCCGTTTTGGAATTCAAACGGGTTCCCGTTTATGACGAATTAACAGGCGAACGGAATATTTTGCATTTATTCAATCCTGAACGAATAGGGCAGCGTCGGGGAGTTCCTTTTTTGGCTCCGGTTATAGAGACTTTGAAGCAGCTTTCAAGATACACGGACGCTGAATTAATGGCTGCTGTAGTGTCAGGAATGTACAGCGTATTTTTTGAGCACCCTGAAAGAGAATCGGGCCAAGTCGGCGAAGAGTCATATGCAAGTGAAGAAGGACTCGGAGGTCTTGAAGGATTAGAGAATATCACGCAGCAGGAAATGTACGGGACTGTAATAGATTTGCCGGAGGGCGTGAAAGTATCAACGGCGAGTCCGGGCAGGCCGAATCAAAATTTTAACGCGTTTATTGCGTCTCTAGTTCAGCAAATCGGGGGAGCCTTAGGAATTCCCAGCGAATTATTATTTTTGCATTTTACTGCGAGTTACAGCGCGAGTCGGGGTGCCCTATTAGAGGCTTGGAAATTATTTAGATATTGGCGTGAATGGTTCGCAAGTAATTTCTGCCAGCCCGTTTATGAAAGATTTCTATATAGTTATTTGCTTGCTAGTCAAGACGAGCGGTTTATCAAGAGTGATTACAAGAATGAAGATTATTTTTACTGGGCGGCGTGGACAGGACCGAGTCAGGGACAGCTTGACCCAGTCAAAGAAGTTAATGCGGCTGTTCAACGGGTAAATAACGGCTTCAGCACCTATCAGAAAGAGACGGGCGAACTCACGGGCGAAGATTTCGAAATGAATATAGCGCAATTAAGACGCGAGAAGGAATTATTACGCGGTATTCAAGACAGGAAATGA
- a CDS encoding Clp protease ClpP, with amino-acid sequence MYMTRIRNEAVNESESNSNSQVRDIFIYSSIEHDDLFGMSANKLIDSLGDLKALSKIVLHINSEGGDLFEGVAIYNLLKDSGVEIEAIIEGFCASSASVIAMSASKIIMKRGSVLMIHKPVTFASGTSEELNKCAEVLNMITENIIDIYQARTGLSRDTINDLMNKEAYMSGEMAKSLGFCDEYENTQDANQENKPAKQDENITPENLGDRPVLNFLPVKNKPQDLQEQAINLMAGFINGKRNH; translated from the coding sequence ATGTATATGACTCGTATCAGGAACGAGGCAGTTAATGAGAGTGAATCAAATTCAAACTCTCAAGTCAGGGACATTTTTATTTATTCAAGCATTGAACATGATGATTTATTCGGAATGAGCGCAAATAAGTTAATAGACTCGCTCGGAGATTTGAAGGCGTTATCTAAAATAGTCCTTCACATTAACAGCGAGGGCGGTGACTTATTCGAGGGAGTCGCGATTTATAATTTACTCAAGGACTCCGGCGTTGAGATTGAAGCAATTATTGAAGGATTTTGCGCAAGCTCGGCGAGTGTTATAGCAATGTCGGCAAGTAAAATTATCATGAAGCGCGGGAGTGTCTTAATGATTCATAAGCCCGTAACGTTTGCAAGCGGCACCAGTGAAGAATTAAATAAATGCGCTGAAGTTCTGAACATGATAACGGAAAATATCATAGATATTTATCAAGCCCGCACCGGACTATCACGAGATACAATTAATGACTTAATGAATAAAGAGGCTTATATGTCCGGCGAAATGGCTAAATCTCTAGGATTTTGCGACGAATACGAGAATACGCAAGACGCGAATCAAGAAAACAAACCGGCCAAGCAAGACGAAAATATAACGCCTGAAAATTTAGGAGACCGTCCAGTTTTAAATTTTTTACCCGTCAAGAATAAGCCGCAGGATTTGCAGGAACAAGCAATTAATTTAATGGCAGGTTTTATCAATGGCAAGCGAAATCATTAG
- a CDS encoding phage terminase large subunit family protein — MNLWSPPPDISIAEWADYFRVISPEASAEIGRWHTDRAPYQREIMNAISDDSIERVIMMSAAQVGKSEIILNTIGYYVDKEPSPILLLQPTLEMGEAFSKDRLAPMIRDTPCLTGKIKDPRARDSGNTLLHKRFAGGHITIAGANSPAGLASRPIRILLCDEVDRYPVSAGTEGDPLNLAQKRTQNFWNRKILFVSTPTLLGLSRIAKEYDLSSKEEWTLPCPECKQYNALDFENIRFKDVREPVMKCNHCGREFGELEWKRNQLLGKWKVNNPEITRVRGFHLNAFASPWASWAKLCADYQEAKINGEENLKVWTNTVLGLPYESKAGTLDSEILENRREKYNAELPDGVLVLTAGVDVQDDRLECEIVGWGLGHESWGICYKTIYGDPSLNETWLLLDDFLCKAWHFKDGNKLLLSCVCIDSGGHFTDEVYIYTKPRSKRNIFAIIGRGGYGRPSAAGPTRNNRRKVPLFTLGVSTIKGVLQSRLMVEKAGAGYCHFPDDKDLGYDTRYFAGLTSERMITKRIRGREQIVWEVRNKNIRNEPLDCRVYATGALEIFNPDLAKHAARMAGIHIPEKQKETSQVLKRKTGARVKLLRSGVRM; from the coding sequence TTGAATCTATGGAGTCCGCCTCCTGATATTAGTATTGCAGAATGGGCCGATTATTTCCGCGTTATATCACCTGAAGCAAGCGCAGAAATAGGACGCTGGCACACTGACCGGGCACCGTATCAGCGCGAAATTATGAACGCTATATCAGACGACTCAATTGAACGCGTTATCATGATGAGTGCTGCGCAAGTCGGCAAGTCTGAAATTATCTTGAACACAATCGGTTATTATGTCGATAAAGAGCCGAGTCCGATTTTACTTTTACAGCCTACTCTTGAAATGGGCGAAGCATTCTCTAAAGACAGACTCGCGCCTATGATTCGCGATACACCGTGTTTAACAGGTAAGATTAAGGACCCCCGCGCAAGAGACTCCGGCAATACTTTATTACACAAGAGATTTGCAGGCGGTCATATTACAATCGCAGGGGCAAATTCTCCGGCTGGACTTGCAAGCCGTCCTATCAGGATTTTATTGTGTGATGAAGTTGATAGATACCCTGTGAGTGCAGGAACTGAAGGCGACCCGCTGAATCTTGCACAGAAGAGAACACAAAACTTTTGGAACCGTAAAATATTATTTGTGAGCACTCCGACTCTTTTAGGCCTGTCAAGAATTGCTAAAGAATATGATTTATCAAGTAAAGAAGAATGGACTCTGCCATGTCCCGAATGTAAGCAATATAACGCGCTTGATTTTGAAAATATAAGATTTAAGGATGTAAGAGAGCCCGTTATGAAGTGCAATCATTGCGGGCGGGAGTTCGGCGAGCTTGAATGGAAGCGTAATCAATTATTAGGCAAGTGGAAAGTTAATAATCCTGAAATAACGCGAGTCAGAGGCTTTCACTTAAATGCATTTGCGAGTCCTTGGGCGTCATGGGCTAAATTATGCGCGGATTATCAGGAAGCAAAAATTAACGGAGAAGAGAATTTAAAAGTGTGGACTAATACAGTTTTAGGGCTGCCGTATGAATCAAAAGCGGGTACATTAGACAGTGAGATTTTAGAGAATAGACGGGAAAAATATAATGCTGAACTCCCCGATGGCGTGCTTGTGTTGACTGCAGGCGTAGACGTTCAAGATGACAGGTTAGAATGTGAAATAGTAGGCTGGGGACTTGGCCATGAGTCATGGGGTATATGCTATAAAACTATTTACGGCGACCCCTCGCTTAATGAGACTTGGTTATTACTTGACGATTTTCTTTGTAAGGCATGGCATTTCAAGGACGGCAATAAATTATTACTTTCTTGCGTGTGCATAGATTCGGGCGGACATTTCACGGATGAAGTCTATATTTACACAAAGCCGCGTTCAAAGCGCAACATTTTCGCAATAATCGGGCGCGGGGGTTATGGACGTCCCAGTGCAGCAGGCCCGACTCGTAATAACCGCCGTAAAGTTCCGTTATTTACGCTCGGAGTAAGTACTATCAAAGGTGTCTTGCAATCGCGTTTAATGGTTGAGAAAGCCGGAGCCGGTTACTGCCATTTTCCGGATGATAAAGATTTAGGCTATGACACAAGATATTTTGCAGGTCTTACAAGTGAACGCATGATTACAAAACGAATTCGAGGCCGTGAGCAGATTGTGTGGGAAGTCAGAAATAAAAATATCCGTAATGAGCCGCTTGACTGCAGAGTGTATGCAACGGGAGCACTTGAAATATTTAACCCTGATTTAGCAAAACACGCGGCAAGAATGGCGGGGATTCATATTCCTGAAAAGCAGAAAGAAACAAGCCAAGTTCTCAAACGCAAGACGGGGGCGCGGGTTAAATTATTGAGGTCAGGAGTCAGAATGTGA
- a CDS encoding 30S ribosomal protein S12 has translation MPTINQLVRLGREEKKSKSNSPALQGNPARRGVCTRVYTITPKKPNSALRKVARVRLTNGIEVTSYIPGIGHNLQEHSVVLVRGGRVKDLPGVRYHIIRGTLDCGGVENRKRSRSKYGARRPKAK, from the coding sequence GTGCCAACAATTAATCAATTAGTCCGGCTTGGACGTGAAGAGAAAAAAAGTAAAAGCAATTCTCCGGCATTACAAGGAAATCCGGCGCGGCGTGGTGTATGCACTAGAGTTTATACTATTACACCTAAGAAGCCGAATTCAGCCCTTAGGAAAGTTGCGCGTGTAAGATTAACGAACGGTATAGAAGTTACTTCATATATTCCGGGAATTGGCCATAATTTACAAGAACACTCTGTAGTACTCGTAAGGGGAGGCCGTGTTAAAGATTTGCCCGGTGTTCGTTATCATATTATAAGAGGGACTTTAGACTGCGGTGGAGTAGAAAATCGCAAGAGAAGCCGCTCAAAATATGGCGCAAGACGTCCTAAAGCGAAGTAA